A stretch of DNA from Methanobrevibacter gottschalkii DSM 11977:
TTTTATAAACAGTACCATTAGCATTGTGCCCTACATTTGTAATATTATAAACATTATCTGGAGTGTTCATCATGGAACTAACGATAATTGATAAATTAAATATTACAATAGCTATTAGAACAATAAGTAATATTTGGTATTGCATTTTTTTATTCATAAGATAACCTTATTCAGTTTTAATATATTAGATATCTAACTAAACTTATATTAAAGACTTTTTACTTATATTTAATTAATTAAATTAAGGAGTTTGCTCATGGAAAATAAAAATATGATTATTATTTTTGCGGCAGTTGCTGTGGTAATTATTGCAATCGCCGGCATTTTATTTGCTACTGGATTCATTGGCGGTAATGATGTCGAAACTACTCCATTTAAAATGAGTTTTATGGAAGGTAGTTTTATAGGTAATGTAAGTCTTGAAAATGATAAAGAGAAATTCATGCATTCTTATGAGGATAAAGAAAATAAAATAACTTATAATATTTCCACTGTGGACAACTCTTCAGTATTAATGGAAATATATCAAATTCAAGGTTTGGGTAATCCTGAAGTAAGATCATTCAATGGCAATGAATGGAATATTTACTTTACACAGGCAGTTCCAAATAATAATTCAAGCACTAATTCTTCTAATGGGGATGATGCAATGAATATTATTATTGGAGAATCACAAGGTAAAAAACAAGGTTATTTGATTTATATGATTATTGATGGCAAATCTAAAATCAATGCCACCGGTAAAATGTATGGCGAAGCATATACTAATTATTTTGAACCTTTACTTGAAAGTTTAACTTTGAAAGAAAGTAAGAATGTTCCACATATTTATGATGAATTTGGACTTACAAAAGAACAGTTTGATTATCAGATTGATTTGATACGTCAGTATAAATCTGGAAATACTTCTGCACTTCAGGGAGCTCAATAGCTATGAGAATTACAGTTTTTCACGCAAATGAATGTGATAGAAAGAAATGCACTTCCATAAAAATGGAAAAAATGGGTAAATGTAGATTGGTTTATGATATAAATAAAATTCCTGGTGGTGCAGTAGTTCTAAATCCATATGCGGAGAAAGCTGTATCTTATGAAGATTATAAATATGTACAGAGAAGGGGTGTTGTTGGTTTGGATTGTTCTTGGAATGAAGTATCCCAATCTAAAAAATTCTTTTCCTTGTCAAAATATCACAGGTCACTTCCTTTTTTAATAGCAACAAACCCTGTAAATTATGGAAAGCCATGTATCTTATCTACAGTTGAAGCTATTGCTGCAACACTTTATATTACACGTTTCAAAGATGAGGCATATGATATGATGGATGGTTTTAAATGGGGTCATACATTTTTAGAGCTAAATCAGGATTTGCTTGAGGCGTATAGTGAAGTAGACACTAGTGCTGAAGTTGTTCGTCTTCAAAATGAATTTTTAGAAAATTCTAAAAAGGAAGTAAATGATTGAGTTGATTGGCATATTTTGATTTTAAAGAGATTTTTTAGCTAATCTCTTTTATTAATCAACTTGCTGAATAATATTTTTTTATAAATGCATATTTTCCTTATTTTAGGTTAAAATAACTAAACATTTAAATACTATTAAATTTAAACAATTAATTAATAGTTATGAATACCATAACAGTTTATTATTATTAATTTTCACGATTATAAGGAGGAGTTTTTAATGGCAAGATTCGAAGAAGCAGAAAACAGAATGTTCAATGTAAAAATCTGTTTAAAATGTAACGCTCGTAACCCTGCTGGTGCTACAACTTGTAGAAAATGTGGTTACAAAGGTTTAAGATACAAAGCTAAAGAACCAAGAGGATAGGCTCATTCTCTTATCTTTTTATTTATTTTTTTAAAACTTATTCTTGACTAATTTTTATTTATTAACAATTAATTTAATATATTATTTTTAATAAAACTTATTTTAGGTATTCTTATGAAAGATGTTGAAAATTATATTCGAGATATATTGAAAAGTAGGAAGATACACTTTACTTTAATTGACCCTGATGAACAGACACCAGAAGAAGCTTTGGAAATAGCCACTCAAGCTATTGAAGGTGGAACTGATGGTATTATGATTGGAGGATCTACTGTTAATGGTGATGATGTAAACAATACTTGCAAAATATTATCTGAAAATATTGCCGTTCCGATTATTATTTTTCCGGGCAATACTAGTAGTGTAAGTGAATATGCTGATGCTATTTTTTACATGAGTTATGTAAACTCAAGAGATCCATATTGGATTAATGGTGCTCAAGCATTAGCTGCCCCGGCAGTTAAAGCATCTGGAATGGAAATATTATCAATGCATTACATGGTTGTTTCTCCTGGAGGAACTGTTGGCTGGGTTGGAGATGCAAATTTAGTACCTAGAAACAAACCTAAAATTCCTGCAGCTTATGCAATGTCTGCAGAATTATTTGGGATTAAGTTTTTTTATCTTGAAGCAGGTTCTGGTGCAGAAGAACCAGTTCCACCAAAAATGGTTGGTTATGCTAAAATGGCAGGTCCAAAAAATATTCTTGTCGTTGGCGGAGGAATCCGTGATGGCAAAGCAGCTTATATGGCTGCAAAAGCCGGTGGGGATGTTATTGTAACAGGTACTGTTGTTGAAGAAGTAGATGATGTGAAAACTAAAATTCAAGAAATAACCGGAGCTATTTTAAAAGCTTCAATGGAGTAGTTTTCAGCTGCTCTTACCATACTTTTTTTATTTATTATTAACATAGTCATTAAACAGTGATATTATGTTAAATTCATTATACGAAAAAGCCATAGCTAAAAGAGGATTTATTCATGATATTGATTCACAAACTGATGTTGAATCTCAATTGGAGTATAAATGGTTTAATAGAGATATTCTAGAAATTGATAATGGTTTTTCTATTGCTGCAGGAGATGGAAGTTTCAACAAAAAGAAATTTCTAACAACTAATTTTTGTGCAGTAGGCGCTGAATCTATAATTTATGATGGTAAAATTAAGAAGATAGATGATTCAGATATTTTTGATATTCCGCATGTCTCTTTTTTAGATGAATTGCTCAGTAATTATATGGCTATTTATGAACTTAAATGTGCACTTAGAACCATTAAAGAATATAATGTTGATTATTATATGATTGATGGATCTATTTTAGGAGATTTACAAAACCCATTTCCAAGAGGTGCTAAATTACCCTCCAAACTTAAAAATAATTTAGATGATATTCTACTTAAAGAATTTGAGAGAAGATTAAACATAAAAAAATATGGATTAATATTTCCAGAAATTAGGGATTCACTAAATCTTGTTGAATTTCCAAAAAATGAAAATTCAAATAAAATTGAAGAATATAATCTTCACCTTGCTTCTATTGAAAAAATAATTCTATTAAAAGAAATTTTACAATTTAGAAAAAAAATCATTTCAATTTCAAAAACTTCATCTGATAATGATTTATTTCATTGGAATATTCCAGATATTGCATTCTTAGATAAATTTACAGAAAAGCAGGGAATTTCATTAATTAAACATAAAACAGTATATAAAAAAACAGCATTTCCATACTTTAATGATTTTTTTAAGAGTATAACATTTACAATCTTTTATATTCGTTTACAAGATAATAAAAATGTATTGAAAGTTGAATTGCCTTATAAGGCATCAAAAGAGGACGTATTTGAATTAATTAAAAAGATTAATGCATTAACAGTTCAAGGTTATCCATATTTACTTAATAAAGCACATAATGATGTTGTAATTACAGATAAGAATATTAAGGAATTATTAAAAATAGCTAAAATTTATGAAACAACTAATAGGGAAGTGATGTCATGGTAGTTGGAATTTGTATTGGTGAAACTTCACTTACAGAGGTAACCTTCATTTCAGATAAAATGCCAAAAGTTGGCGAATATGTTACAATTGAATATGATGGAAAGAAAGTTTTAGGAATGATTGAAAATTTAATAAGGGGAAATGATTCTTTAAATGTTGATATTAATGATTTCAATGCAATACAAAAGATTTCAAGAATTGGTGCTGAAGATAATTATATTAAGGGTAGGGTAAAAATTCTCGGTGATGTTAATGATAATTTAAAATTACCAAGAACACCTGTACTTCCAGGAACAGAAATTCATCTAGCTGATGGAGAAATTTTAGATAAAATATTCAATGTAAAGAATCCCATTAAGTTGGGCTGTCTTGTAAATCAAAGTGATGTTGATGTAAATGTTGAAGCAAATCCAATTTTATCAAGACATTTAGCTATTCTTGCAATGACCGGTGCAGGCAAATCAAATACTGTAGCTGTTTTAATAGATCAATTATTAGGTTATAATGTTCCTATTTTCGTTTTTGATATGCATGGCGAATATAAAGATGCGGAATTTCCCAATGGCAATGTTAATGTAATAATGCCTAAAATCAATCCTCATTATATGAATTTCTATGAAATCAAAAAATTGGTAAATATTGGTGCAAATAGTTTTATTCAGGAAAGACACTTTAGAAGAGCATTCAAACAAGCTGAAAAGAATATTTCAGATGGTATAGCACAGACTAATAATTTCCTACAAATAATGTATGATATTTTAGATAAAGATTCACATGTTGAAGGATCAGATAAACAAATTGTTGATGTAATGAATAAAATTGATGATGCAATGGAGAGATACTCCAATTTATTCGATAAAAACATTGGAAATATTTTATCTAATGTCAAAAGAGGGTATGTTAATGTTTTGGATTTAAGTCAAGTTGATGAGTCAGTTGCAAGTGTTTTAGTAAGTCACATATTAAGAAACGCACTTAAAAGAAGTAAAGATGCGGCACATACTGGTGATAAAAAAGATTTAATTGATAATTCAGTATTCTTTATTTTAGAAGAAGCACATATTTTAGCTCCGAATAAGAGAGAATCCGATTCTAAAAGATGGATTCAAAGAGTTGCAAGAGAAGGTCGTAAATTCGGTTTAGGTTTATGTTTGGTAAGTCAATCCCCAAAAACAGTTGATCATGATGCATTATCTCAGATGAACAACATGATTATTTTAAGGCTTGTTGAACCTGAAGATCAAAGGCATGTTCAATCAGCTAGTGAAAGCTTATCACAAGATTTGATTAATCAGCTTCCATCATTAAACGTTGGGGAAGCTATTGTTTTAGGTTTGATGAGTAAAATACCAACACTTGTTAAAATTGACATGTTTAAAGGTCGTCGTCATGGTGATGATATGGATTTAATCTCTTATTTCAAAGAGTTAGGTGAGGATTCAGATTATAATGATGAAACAGTAGATATGGGGTATGATTACTAATTCCATATTTTTTTATTATTCATCTTATTTTCGATATATTATTCTTAATGCAATTTTTATTTATTTTCAAATGCTCTTTAAAAAATATTAAATATGGAAAAGCATAAACTATTATTCACTTAAATGCTTTAGAAAGTGTTTAAATTGGTTATATACAAAAATTTTAAAAGGTAATATAATGAAATTTGCACATTTAGCAGATACTCATTTAGGTTATCGTCAATTTGGTTTAATTGAACGTGAAAAAGACTTTTATGAAGTATTTGAAAAGGTTATAGATAAAATAATTGAAGAAAAAGTGGATTTTGTAATTCATAGTGGGGATTTATTTGAAACTGCAAGACCGTCTCCCAATGCACTTTTAGTTTTCCAAAAAGGTTTATTAAAATTAAAAGGTGCAGGAATTCCTATGTATGCAATTGCAGGAAATCATGATTCTGTAATGCGTCAAGGAGCTATCCCTCCGCAAGTAATATTTAAAAAACTGGGTTTAAAAGTAATTAGTCCAATTAACACTGATTATATGCATGGAGATATTTTTATTGCAGGTTTGCCTTACTATCCATCATCACAGAGTAAAACTCTAAAATCTAAATTAGCAGAATTATCTAAAAAGGCAGCCAATCATGAAAAATCTATTCTAGTATTGCATCAAGGCATTGACAAATATCTAGGATATCAATATGAATTAGAAATAGGAGATATTCCAGATAATTTTACTTATTATGCTTTTGGTCATATTCATAAGTATATTAATGAATCATTTGGTAATGGAAGATTAGTTTATCCCGGATCTGTTGAAATTTGGAAAACTGATGAAGTTGAAGATTATAAAAAGAACGGGAAAGGTTTCGTTGTTGTTGATCTTGAGGGTCCAAAACCAATTGTTAAAAGGGTCAAAATCGATGTTCCTCGTGAATTTATTAAAAGATCACTTGATTATGAAAACTTAGAAAGTGGTATTGCAGGTATTAAAGAAACAATTAAGGACTTTGATAAACAGCCTATTTTGAATTTAACAATTAAAGATGTTGAATCTGATACAAGTGGTGTTTATGATATTATTAATGAAGATTTAGGTGATTTGTCTTTAATGATTAGACCAAAATTTAATATTAAAGGTGAAGAGCTTATTGATGAAGATAATATTAAAAAGAATGGTTTGGGCGCTAAAGAAATATTGGTGGAACAATTAAAGAAATATAATGATGATAATGTAACTCAGTTAGCTATTGACTTATATGAATATTTATCAAAAGATAAGATTGAAGAGTCAAAAGATTTAATTGAACAGTTCTATAATGACTTTTATAATTCAACTAAGGATGAAGTTGAATTACAAACAGAAGAAATTGAACCTGAAACCGCCCAGGTGAAGTCAGAAGATGTTCAAGCAACATTTAATGAGGTTTTAAAATGATTTTCACAAAATTACGATTAAGAAATTTCAAATCTCATGAGGATACAATTATTAGATTTGAAAAAGGCATTAGTGTTATTGTAGGTGAAAATGGTGCGGGAAAATCAACAATTCTGGAAGGCATTAGTTTTTCTTTATTCAAACAGCACACTGCTAAAAAAATTGATGACCTGGTTAGAAATAATGCACAATCAATGTTTGTTGAATTAAAATTCATTTCTAATGGAAAAAAATACAAGATTGTTCGTGAGAAAAAATCAAACTTAAAATCAGTATTATATAAGAAAACATCTTTAGATGGTGAATATGTTCACGTTTGCAGTGGGGATAAAGAAGTAGCAAATGAAATATATCAAATTTTAGATATAGATTCTGACTTATTCTTAAATGCAATTTATATTAGACAAGGTGAAATAGCTGAATTGGTTGATAAAACTCCCGCTGAGAAAAAACAGTTGATTGCTAAATTATTGGGTATTGATTCATTAGAAAAATCTTGGAAACACTTATTGCCCTTCATTAATGATTATGAAAATCAACTTTCTGAACTTAAAGGTAAACTTTACAATTCAAAGGAATTAGCAGACGATTTGACTAGGAAAAGAGAGGAGTTAAATTCATTAAAACAAAGAGGATATGAACTTGAGGAAAATATTGAAGAAGTCAGCGTATTACTTAAAGAGATTTCTGAAAGTAAAAGGGACATGGAAAGAGAAAAGGAAATCTATGAAACTCAGGTTAATAATCTTGAAAATGAAGAAAAAACATTATCTAAATTGGAACAGGATAAACATGTAATTCAAAATAATTTAGATAATATTAGAGAAGCTGAAGAACAAATTTCAAGATTGGAGAAATATGTTTCAAAATTAGATGTTTATCTTGATTTTGAAAAATCTGTTTTAAGTATACAAAATTTAAAACAGAAAGAACAAGAAATTGAGGATAAAATTAAATCTATTGCTCAACAAAAACAACTTGTTGCAGACAATAAAGAGAATTATAATAAATTTTTAGCTTCAGATGAGGAAATTAATAAATATAATAATCAAAAAGTTAATTTCGAAAAAGAATTAGCTACCATGGCTAAACTGGATAAAGATAAAAAAGATCTTTTAAAAGAAGTTCAAAATGAACGTAATGAAGTTAACCAATTTTTTGCAAGAGCTAAAGATAAGTTAGATGATTATGGATTGGACCAGGATAGATTGGCTAAAATAAATGATATTAATAGTATTGAAGATGCCACAAACAATTTCTTTGATGAGATATCTGGAAAAATTAAAAGTTTATCTGATGATATTATTGCTAAGAATGAAGAAATCGTTGTATTTAAGCAAAACATTAAATCAAGCCAAAAACCTTTAAAAGATTTGAAAGATGTGGACAGTAAATGTCCTGTTTGTCAAGCGGATATTGATGATAATAAAAAATCTGAATTAATCAAACAGTACAATGCTGAAATCGAAGAAAACACTAAATTAATCTCAGAATATGAAGAAAGTGTTCGTTTACTCACTAAGAATAAAGCAAGTTTTGAAGATAAATCTGATAAATTATCAGAATTATCCAAACAAATTATTGAATATAAACATAAATTCTCTCATTTGGAAAATCAATTAGTTAAATTAAACAAGCTTGATGATGAACTTGTATCTAAGGACTTTATTAGTGGTAAATTAGGTGAATTAATTCTTATTATTGCAAATAAAAAAGAAAATCGTGAATCTTATAAAGAATTTTATGATGCATATAATCAGGCAAAAGGTGCATTAGAGGTTTTAGGTAGTGAAATAGACGCACAATATAAATTAAAACAAGTTAAAAATGAAATTGATAATCATGTAACTAATATTAAACTTGCAATTGAACAAGATCCTCATTTAAGTAGAGATATAACTGCTGCTGAACTTCAAGATCGTATTACTGATTTAAAACATAAAAATGAGGAATACAATCAACTTAAAGGCTTTATTCAAAATAAAAAATCGTATTTAACACAACTTGATTCAGTTAAAGAGGACATTGGAATGTCTATTAATCAGATAGATATTCTTAAAAATAAAATCAAAGCTTCTGTTTATGATACTGAAAAATACGAACAAATTATTTATCATTCTGATATATATGAAAGAAGATTTAATAAGTTT
This window harbors:
- a CDS encoding 50S ribosomal protein L40e, coding for MARFEEAENRMFNVKICLKCNARNPAGATTCRKCGYKGLRYKAKEPRG
- a CDS encoding helicase HerA-like domain-containing protein; amino-acid sequence: MVVGICIGETSLTEVTFISDKMPKVGEYVTIEYDGKKVLGMIENLIRGNDSLNVDINDFNAIQKISRIGAEDNYIKGRVKILGDVNDNLKLPRTPVLPGTEIHLADGEILDKIFNVKNPIKLGCLVNQSDVDVNVEANPILSRHLAILAMTGAGKSNTVAVLIDQLLGYNVPIFVFDMHGEYKDAEFPNGNVNVIMPKINPHYMNFYEIKKLVNIGANSFIQERHFRRAFKQAEKNISDGIAQTNNFLQIMYDILDKDSHVEGSDKQIVDVMNKIDDAMERYSNLFDKNIGNILSNVKRGYVNVLDLSQVDESVASVLVSHILRNALKRSKDAAHTGDKKDLIDNSVFFILEEAHILAPNKRESDSKRWIQRVAREGRKFGLGLCLVSQSPKTVDHDALSQMNNMIILRLVEPEDQRHVQSASESLSQDLINQLPSLNVGEAIVLGLMSKIPTLVKIDMFKGRRHGDDMDLISYFKELGEDSDYNDETVDMGYDY
- a CDS encoding DNA double-strand break repair nuclease NurA translates to MLNSLYEKAIAKRGFIHDIDSQTDVESQLEYKWFNRDILEIDNGFSIAAGDGSFNKKKFLTTNFCAVGAESIIYDGKIKKIDDSDIFDIPHVSFLDELLSNYMAIYELKCALRTIKEYNVDYYMIDGSILGDLQNPFPRGAKLPSKLKNNLDDILLKEFERRLNIKKYGLIFPEIRDSLNLVEFPKNENSNKIEEYNLHLASIEKIILLKEILQFRKKIISISKTSSDNDLFHWNIPDIAFLDKFTEKQGISLIKHKTVYKKTAFPYFNDFFKSITFTIFYIRLQDNKNVLKVELPYKASKEDVFELIKKINALTVQGYPYLLNKAHNDVVITDKNIKELLKIAKIYETTNREVMSW
- a CDS encoding geranylgeranylglyceryl/heptaprenylglyceryl phosphate synthase; translation: MKDVENYIRDILKSRKIHFTLIDPDEQTPEEALEIATQAIEGGTDGIMIGGSTVNGDDVNNTCKILSENIAVPIIIFPGNTSSVSEYADAIFYMSYVNSRDPYWINGAQALAAPAVKASGMEILSMHYMVVSPGGTVGWVGDANLVPRNKPKIPAAYAMSAELFGIKFFYLEAGSGAEEPVPPKMVGYAKMAGPKNILVVGGGIRDGKAAYMAAKAGGDVIVTGTVVEEVDDVKTKIQEITGAILKASME
- a CDS encoding AAA family ATPase, translated to MIFTKLRLRNFKSHEDTIIRFEKGISVIVGENGAGKSTILEGISFSLFKQHTAKKIDDLVRNNAQSMFVELKFISNGKKYKIVREKKSNLKSVLYKKTSLDGEYVHVCSGDKEVANEIYQILDIDSDLFLNAIYIRQGEIAELVDKTPAEKKQLIAKLLGIDSLEKSWKHLLPFINDYENQLSELKGKLYNSKELADDLTRKREELNSLKQRGYELEENIEEVSVLLKEISESKRDMEREKEIYETQVNNLENEEKTLSKLEQDKHVIQNNLDNIREAEEQISRLEKYVSKLDVYLDFEKSVLSIQNLKQKEQEIEDKIKSIAQQKQLVADNKENYNKFLASDEEINKYNNQKVNFEKELATMAKLDKDKKDLLKEVQNERNEVNQFFARAKDKLDDYGLDQDRLAKINDINSIEDATNNFFDEISGKIKSLSDDIIAKNEEIVVFKQNIKSSQKPLKDLKDVDSKCPVCQADIDDNKKSELIKQYNAEIEENTKLISEYEESVRLLTKNKASFEDKSDKLSELSKQIIEYKHKFSHLENQLVKLNKLDDELVSKDFISGKLGELILIIANKKENRESYKEFYDAYNQAKGALEVLGSEIDAQYKLKQVKNEIDNHVTNIKLAIEQDPHLSRDITAAELQDRITDLKHKNEEYNQLKGFIQNKKSYLTQLDSVKEDIGMSINQIDILKNKIKASVYDTEKYEQIIYHSDIYERRFNKFNNELSGIKGQARETITQVKDLTGKLESVKVFQKQYDDISDYINLLNHFRSLYSKNGIQKDLRNISRPLIQKYTKDFFNEFNFNYSDLTLDDEYDVTVYGPEGESSMSMVSGGEKIAIALALRLGITQAMANGELDTILLDEPTIHLDSSRRHELINLLKEMSVLPQMIIVTHEPQLENAADNLIKVEKVNGVSKVIM
- a CDS encoding metallophosphoesterase family protein, with the protein product MKFAHLADTHLGYRQFGLIEREKDFYEVFEKVIDKIIEEKVDFVIHSGDLFETARPSPNALLVFQKGLLKLKGAGIPMYAIAGNHDSVMRQGAIPPQVIFKKLGLKVISPINTDYMHGDIFIAGLPYYPSSQSKTLKSKLAELSKKAANHEKSILVLHQGIDKYLGYQYELEIGDIPDNFTYYAFGHIHKYINESFGNGRLVYPGSVEIWKTDEVEDYKKNGKGFVVVDLEGPKPIVKRVKIDVPREFIKRSLDYENLESGIAGIKETIKDFDKQPILNLTIKDVESDTSGVYDIINEDLGDLSLMIRPKFNIKGEELIDEDNIKKNGLGAKEILVEQLKKYNDDNVTQLAIDLYEYLSKDKIEESKDLIEQFYNDFYNSTKDEVELQTEEIEPETAQVKSEDVQATFNEVLK
- a CDS encoding DUF367 family protein, which encodes MRITVFHANECDRKKCTSIKMEKMGKCRLVYDINKIPGGAVVLNPYAEKAVSYEDYKYVQRRGVVGLDCSWNEVSQSKKFFSLSKYHRSLPFLIATNPVNYGKPCILSTVEAIAATLYITRFKDEAYDMMDGFKWGHTFLELNQDLLEAYSEVDTSAEVVRLQNEFLENSKKEVND